The Rhodamnia argentea isolate NSW1041297 chromosome 10, ASM2092103v1, whole genome shotgun sequence sequence cgaaaaataaatgatttttaaaaaaatatttttttaaataatcgctAATAAcactttcaaaaataaaaaaataaacatatatttttaatttctatgaCAATgtctagacataaattgttatattAAATGGTacgagaaattatttttaaaaaaatgctttttaaatcatctatttttgacgaaacaaacgaaaattaaaatgaaaatatggGGGCCACTTAAATTGGTGAGTGGCCTCGAATAGCCGGCTACCGGTTTCATtcatttataaatatttcaattattctTAATTACTTTTCGAATATTTGTCATCAGAAAATTTggattagttttaaaaaaaaaaaaccgggccAACCGGGTCCTGACCCGGCCCGATGCCCACTCCAACTGGCAATGGGAGTTGGCGCCAGGGTTTTAAAAGCGAAGCGAGGGATGGTCCTAAAACCCTAGCGGCAGGGCAGCCATGGGAAGTAGGAATGCGgcaggaagaggaggaggtcgCAAATCGTCGAGACTTTATCCCCAAAACCCTCATTCTTCTCGATCCAATCCTCGCTtcaagaagcagaagcagaagaagaccAACCGGAATGTCGACGTCGACGGTGAAGAACCGATGCCAAGCAGCGAGAACACGGCTGGGCAGTCTCCGGCATCGACTTCAGAGCAGCTCGGCTTCTTTCTAGCTCAGTATCAGTCGGCCAACggcatccatctttcttctctCGAGCTGGATTCCATCAGAGGTTTGCTTTTGCTTCCATGTCATTTCGTTATTGTTTCTACCAGTCTCTCGTTCACGGTCTTgcttcgtgaatcgatcgcgaTTGGTGGATGCATTTCCCTTCTGCGGCATCTATTTGTTCTGCTCATTTCAGAAGATTCATGTTGCTGTTCGTTTTCTCCTCTTGTTTGGTTGATTGTGAGACTCCAATGAGAAATTTAGACTGAATCAgacaaaattttagattttcggAAAAGCATTTCCTTTCATTAGGCTAGTCGCACACCTTTAAGAGGGAAGCTACCGGGGAGAATTCGTTGCTGTTTCTGTCTCATCGGAGGGAGGGTTTCTTCAGGTCGCACAACCCCATGCCAATGATTGAGTCGTGCTTAatactctttttattttggtctCTGAGATTTATCTAACTATTACGAGCTTCATTGTACGAATACGCAGACACATGCATTCTGGAGTTATCTCAGGGCACTGAACTAGATGTTAATACTTTGGGGAAACAAGTAAAGGCGGCTTTTGGCCCATCATGGAAGGGAGTGCTCTGCGAGGGAACCCTTGATCAAGGAAAAATTGATCCAGGAAGTCCAGCCATCATTGCCATTACGGCATCTGCCATAAGAACGATAGAGCTTCTAAGGTCCACTTACTtctcctttccacttcttaCGGGGAATTAATACCTTCTACAAGACCTGAGAACTTCATGGCTTCTAAACTGAGTTGAAATTGGAGCAGTGTTAGGTTTGTCAATCTGCGATGCTAACTATTTATCCAAGTGATTAATCGTATTGGATATGCTTTTATCTGCATTGAACATATTTATGTACGTTAGAACATATCTTTACATGTTTTATATGCAAAGTCATTATTTAACATGTTACACGTGCTGTGCTCtgtagtttctttttttcattattgttgGGCAAAACTGTGTTATTTATAGAATTTGGCACGATTCAATTATAAGATGACAAAATGATTTTCCAACCTCTAGAAATTGTATGGCATGATTATTTAATGTTTTTACTGGACACTAACGCTTTTATTGTGTTTCTTTAGGGGCTTTAGGTCACTAACTAGGGAATGCCATGCAGCCAAATTGTTCTCAAAGCATATAAAAGTAGAGGAACAGGTAGGTTATCCATATTTAGGTTTGTTCAGCCGCCCTGATTGCTCTGTGTGTGCTCATACCTTACTTGGTTATTGATAGTATCGTGCGGGGTTTGGGGTGTTCGCGATTATTACCTTCAAGCTTGTGAGTGGAACATCCTGCTGATATGATATTGTCTAAGAAAGCATATGGGAAAGTAATTGTTTCTGTATTTGATTTGAGTTCTCTCTTTCTGTTCTTTCCATAGTGTGGATACATTGGGGGCCACTGATGCAATTGTGATTTTGATGTGATCGattctcatattttttagaGCACCTACATTATCTTCCCTCTGgcttttttttctgcttttcttgTTCTGCGCCGGTTCAAAGTTTGGGATATGATGCCACCACAATGTAATTATCTAAGGCAGCAGCGTTGCTGAGTACATTTTTTGCACGTCAGTCTGATCCCAACTTCCTGGTGCTTATTGGATTTCTATTTATGTTCCTCATGTccatccatttttctttttactcccCATTATTGGGATCAATAATTCCTCATCATCATAGCTCTGTTAAACACAGAGGATATATCAAAATACTTCAATGATAAACCCATCATTTAGATGCTAGCGATAATTGTGAGGTCAGAATATTTTCTTTAATGTCTTATGTGGATCGGTGTACAAATACTCTTAGGAGTCTAGTTGGTCTTAAGTTTCTGTTATTCCAAAATATCTTTTCGAGCACCCACATTATCTTCCCTCTAGTTTTTTCtggttttcttgtt is a genomic window containing:
- the LOC115739265 gene encoding protein CMS1; its protein translation is MGSRNAAGRGGGRKSSRLYPQNPHSSRSNPRFKKQKQKKTNRNVDVDGEEPMPSSENTAGQSPASTSEQLGFFLAQYQSANGIHLSSLELDSIRDTCILELSQGTELDVNTLGKQVKAAFGPSWKGVLCEGTLDQGKIDPGSPAIIAITASAIRTIELLRGFRSLTRECHAAKLFSKHIKVEEQVAMLKNRVNIACGTPNRIKKLIDIEALGLSRLSVILLDMHTDVKGYSLFTLPQVRDEFWDLYKNYFHERVVEGNLRICLFGPINIKKEIKGESRVHDE